In a genomic window of Enterobacter asburiae:
- the purC gene encoding phosphoribosylaminoimidazolesuccinocarboxamide synthase yields the protein MQKQAELYRGKAKTVYSTENPDLLVLEFRNDTSAGDGARIEQFDRKGMVNNKFNHFIMTKLAEAGIPTQMEALLSDTECLVKKLDMVPVECVIRNRAAGSLVKRLGIEEGIELNPPLFDLFLKNDAMHDPMVNESYCETFGWVSKENLARMQELTYKANDVLKKLFDDAGLILVDFKLEFGLFKGEVVLGDEFSPDGSRLWDKETLDKMDKDRFRQSLGGLIEAYEAVAHRLGVKLD from the coding sequence ATGCAGAAGCAAGCTGAGTTGTATCGTGGCAAAGCGAAGACCGTATACAGCACGGAGAACCCGGATCTGTTGGTGCTCGAGTTCCGCAATGATACGTCAGCAGGGGATGGCGCACGCATTGAGCAGTTCGATCGTAAAGGCATGGTGAACAACAAGTTCAACCACTTCATTATGACCAAACTGGCCGAAGCGGGTATCCCGACCCAGATGGAAGCGTTGCTGTCCGATACGGAATGTCTGGTGAAAAAACTGGATATGGTTCCGGTTGAGTGCGTGATTCGTAACCGTGCGGCAGGCTCCCTGGTGAAGCGTCTGGGCATTGAAGAAGGTATCGAACTGAATCCACCGCTGTTCGACCTGTTCCTGAAAAACGATGCTATGCACGATCCGATGGTCAACGAATCCTACTGCGAAACCTTCGGCTGGGTGAGCAAAGAGAACCTGGCGCGCATGCAGGAACTGACCTACAAAGCCAACGACGTGCTGAAAAAGCTGTTTGATGACGCGGGCCTGATCCTCGTCGACTTCAAGCTGGAGTTTGGTCTGTTCAAAGGTGAAGTGGTGCTGGGTGATGAGTTCTCCCCGGACGGCAGCCGCCTGTGGGATAAAGAAACCCTGGATAAAATGGACAAAGACCGTTTCCGTCAGAGCCTGGGTGGCCTGATTGAAGCGTACGAAGCGGTTGCTCACCGTTTAGGCGTTAAGCTCGACTAA
- a CDS encoding YpfN family protein, translating into MDWLAKYWWILVLVFLVGVLLNVIKDLKRVDHKKFLANKPDLPPHRDFNDKWDDDDDWPKKDQKK; encoded by the coding sequence ATGGATTGGCTTGCAAAGTACTGGTGGATTCTGGTTCTGGTGTTTCTGGTAGGCGTACTGCTTAACGTGATTAAAGACCTTAAGCGCGTTGACCACAAAAAATTTCTCGCCAACAAACCGGATCTTCCGCCGCACCGGGATTTTAACGACAAGTGGGACGATGACGACGACTGGCCGAAGAAAGACCAGAAGAAGTAA
- the bamC gene encoding outer membrane protein assembly factor BamC, producing MAYSVQKSRLAKVASVSLVMLLAACSSDSRYKRQVSGDESYLDATPLAELHAPAGMILPIQNGDYNIPVTNGSGLVGKALDIRPPAQPLALVSGARTQFTGDTASLLVESARGSNLWPQVVSVIQAKNYTIDKRDDASQTLTTDWIEWNRLDEDQQYRGRYQVSVKPQGYQQAVNVKLLNLEQAGKPVADAASMQRYSTEMLNVIAAGLDKTATDAANAAQNRNGVTYDVQSGADDTGLPMLVVRAPFNQTWQRLPATLEKVGMKVTDSTRSTGSMTATYKPLSDSAWQELGAKDPQLASGDYKIQVGDLDNRSSLQFIDPKGHTLTQAQNDALVAVFQAAFSK from the coding sequence ATGGCTTATTCAGTACAGAAGTCGCGCCTGGCGAAGGTTGCGAGTGTTTCGCTTGTTATGCTGCTCGCTGCCTGTAGTTCAGACTCGCGCTACAAGCGCCAGGTGAGCGGTGATGAATCCTATCTGGATGCGACCCCGCTTGCTGAACTTCATGCACCGGCTGGTATGATCCTGCCGATTCAAAACGGCGATTATAATATCCCCGTGACCAACGGCAGTGGTCTGGTCGGTAAAGCGCTTGATATTCGTCCGCCAGCTCAGCCTCTGGCGCTGGTGAGCGGTGCGCGTACCCAGTTTACCGGTGATACGGCCTCTCTGCTGGTTGAAAGCGCGCGCGGAAGCAATCTGTGGCCACAGGTGGTCAGCGTTATTCAGGCGAAGAACTACACCATTGATAAACGTGATGACGCCAGCCAGACGTTAACCACCGACTGGATCGAGTGGAACCGTCTTGATGAAGATCAGCAGTACCGTGGACGCTATCAGGTCTCCGTGAAACCACAGGGTTACCAGCAGGCGGTTAACGTTAAGCTGTTGAACCTGGAGCAGGCGGGTAAACCGGTTGCGGATGCCGCCTCTATGCAGCGTTACAGCACTGAAATGCTGAACGTGATTGCCGCAGGTCTGGATAAGACCGCTACCGATGCCGCCAACGCCGCGCAGAACCGTAACGGCGTCACTTACGACGTTCAGAGCGGCGCGGATGATACCGGCCTGCCAATGCTGGTGGTGCGTGCACCGTTTAACCAGACCTGGCAGCGTCTGCCGGCGACGCTGGAAAAAGTGGGCATGAAAGTGACCGACAGCACCCGTTCAACCGGTAGCATGACGGCGACCTATAAGCCGCTGTCCGACAGCGCATGGCAGGAGCTGGGCGCCAAAGATCCTCAGCTTGCTTCCGGTGACTACAAGATTCAGGTAGGCGACCTTGATAACCGCAGCAGTCTGCAGTTTATCGATCCAAAAGGTCACACGCTGACCCAGGCGCAGAACGATGCGCTGGTTGCTGTGTTCCAGGCGGCATTCAGCAAATAA
- a CDS encoding AI-2E family transporter translates to MLEMLMQWYRRRFSDPEAIALLVILVAGFGILFFFSGLLAPLLVAIVLAYLLEWPTARLEHIGCSRRWATSIVLVLFVGILMLMAFVVMPVAWQQGIYLIRDMPGMLNKLSDFAATLPRRYPALMDAGIIDAMAENMRARIMTMGDSVVKYSLASLVGLLTLAVYLVLVPLMVFFLVKDKEQMLNAVRRVLPRNRGLAGQVWEEMNQQITNYIRGKVLEMIVVGVATWIGFLIFGLNYSLLLAVLVGFSVLIPYIGAFVVTIPVVGVALFQFGLGTEFWSCFAVYLIIQALDGNLLVPVLFSEAVNLHPLVIILSVVIFGGLWGFWGVFFAIPLATLIKAVVHAWPDVPAMEEK, encoded by the coding sequence ATGCTCGAAATGTTAATGCAGTGGTATCGGCGTCGGTTCAGTGACCCGGAAGCCATTGCTTTGCTGGTTATTCTGGTTGCCGGGTTCGGTATTCTGTTCTTCTTCAGCGGTCTTCTCGCCCCCCTGCTGGTGGCGATTGTGCTGGCGTACCTGCTGGAGTGGCCAACAGCGCGCCTGGAACATATCGGCTGTTCACGCCGCTGGGCAACGAGTATCGTGCTGGTGCTGTTTGTCGGCATTCTTATGTTGATGGCATTCGTGGTGATGCCGGTTGCCTGGCAGCAGGGGATCTACCTGATCCGCGATATGCCCGGCATGTTGAATAAACTCTCTGATTTCGCCGCCACGCTGCCGCGTCGTTATCCCGCGCTGATGGATGCCGGGATTATTGATGCGATGGCCGAAAACATGCGCGCCCGCATCATGACGATGGGCGACTCGGTGGTGAAATACTCTCTGGCCTCGCTGGTGGGGCTGCTGACGCTGGCGGTTTACCTTGTGCTTGTGCCGTTAATGGTGTTCTTCCTGGTCAAAGACAAAGAGCAAATGCTTAACGCAGTCCGCCGCGTGCTGCCGCGCAATCGCGGCCTGGCCGGGCAGGTCTGGGAAGAGATGAACCAGCAGATCACCAACTACATTCGCGGCAAGGTGCTGGAGATGATTGTGGTCGGGGTCGCGACCTGGATTGGCTTCCTGATCTTCGGCCTGAACTACTCGCTGCTGCTGGCGGTGCTGGTCGGATTTTCGGTTTTGATCCCCTACATCGGCGCGTTTGTGGTGACCATTCCGGTGGTGGGCGTTGCGCTGTTCCAGTTTGGCCTGGGTACGGAGTTCTGGAGCTGCTTTGCGGTATACCTCATCATTCAGGCGCTGGACGGTAACCTGCTGGTGCCGGTGCTGTTCTCCGAGGCGGTAAACCTGCATCCGTTAGTGATTATCTTATCCGTGGTGATTTTCGGCGGGCTATGGGGGTTCTGGGGCGTGTTCTTTGCTATTCCGCTGGCGACGCTGATTAAAGCGGTGGTGCATGCGTGGCCGGATGTGCCAGCGATGGAAGAGAAGTAG
- the dapA gene encoding 4-hydroxy-tetrahydrodipicolinate synthase → MFTGSIVALVTPMDEKGNVCRSSMKKLIDYHVANGTSAIVSVGTTGESATLSHEEHGDVVMLTLELADGRIPVIAGTGANATAEAISLTKRFNDSGIVGCLTVTPYYNRPTQEGLFQHFKAIAEHTDLPQILYNVPSRTGCDMLPETVGRLSEVKNIIGIKEATGNLSRVHQIKELVSDDFILLSGDDATSLDFMQLGGHGVISVTANVAARDMAEMCKLAAAGHYDEARVINQRLMPLHNKLFVEPNPIPVKWACKELGLVASDTLRLPMTPITDHGRDIVRAALKHAGLL, encoded by the coding sequence ATGTTCACGGGAAGTATTGTCGCGCTTGTTACACCGATGGATGAAAAAGGTAATGTCTGCCGGTCCAGCATGAAGAAGCTGATTGATTACCATGTCGCCAATGGAACCTCGGCGATCGTTTCGGTAGGGACTACCGGTGAATCTGCAACGCTGAGCCACGAAGAGCACGGCGATGTGGTTATGCTGACCCTGGAACTGGCTGACGGACGTATTCCGGTCATTGCGGGAACAGGCGCTAATGCAACCGCAGAAGCGATCAGCCTGACCAAACGTTTTAACGACAGCGGCATCGTGGGCTGTCTGACGGTAACCCCTTACTACAACCGTCCTACTCAGGAAGGTTTGTTCCAGCACTTCAAAGCCATCGCTGAACATACTGACTTGCCACAAATTCTGTATAATGTGCCGTCCCGTACCGGCTGCGATATGCTGCCGGAAACCGTTGGTCGTCTCTCGGAAGTAAAAAATATTATCGGTATTAAAGAGGCGACAGGGAACTTAAGCCGCGTTCATCAGATCAAAGAGCTGGTTTCAGACGACTTTATCCTGTTGAGTGGTGATGATGCGACCTCGCTGGACTTTATGCAGCTCGGTGGCCATGGCGTGATCTCCGTAACGGCAAACGTTGCGGCGCGCGATATGGCTGAAATGTGCAAACTGGCCGCAGCCGGTCACTATGATGAAGCGCGCGTCATTAATCAGCGTCTGATGCCGCTGCACAATAAATTATTTGTCGAACCCAATCCGATCCCAGTGAAATGGGCGTGTAAGGAGTTGGGGCTTGTAGCATCCGATACGCTGCGTTTGCCTATGACACCGATTACCGACCACGGTCGCGATATCGTCAGGGCAGCGCTGAAGCATGCCGGTTTGCTGTAA
- a CDS encoding glycine cleavage system transcriptional repressor yields the protein MTTSSQHYLVITALGADRPGIVNTITRHVSSCGCNIEDSRLAMLGEEFTFIMLLSGTWNAITLIESTLPLKGAELDLLIVMKRTTARPRPAMPATVWVQVEVPDSPHLIERFTALFDSHQMNIAELVSRTQPGDESTVPTLFIQITAHSPASQDASNIEQAFKALCTELNAQGSISVVNYSQHEQDGVE from the coding sequence TTGACAACCTCATCACAACATTACCTGGTTATCACTGCGCTGGGTGCCGACAGGCCGGGTATCGTGAACACCATCACCCGTCACGTGAGCAGCTGCGGCTGTAATATCGAAGACAGCCGCCTTGCGATGCTCGGCGAAGAGTTCACGTTTATCATGCTGCTGTCCGGAACATGGAATGCCATTACCCTTATTGAATCCACCCTGCCGCTGAAAGGCGCGGAGTTGGATTTGCTGATCGTCATGAAGCGCACTACCGCGCGCCCGCGTCCGGCCATGCCTGCGACCGTCTGGGTGCAGGTTGAAGTCCCTGATTCTCCACATCTGATTGAGCGCTTTACCGCGCTGTTCGACAGCCATCAGATGAACATTGCCGAGCTCGTCTCCCGCACGCAGCCGGGCGACGAGAGCACCGTTCCCACGCTGTTTATTCAAATTACCGCGCACAGCCCTGCCTCACAGGATGCGTCAAATATCGAGCAAGCGTTCAAAGCCCTCTGTACAGAATTAAACGCGCAGGGCAGTATAAGCGTCGTCAATTATTCGCAGCACGAACAGGATGGAGTTGAGTAA
- the dapE gene encoding succinyl-diaminopimelate desuccinylase, with protein sequence MSCPVIELTQQLIRRPSLSPDDAGCQALMIERLRAIGFTVERMDFGDTQNFWAWRGQGETLAFAGHTDVVPAGDADRWINPPFEPTIRDGMLFGRGAADMKGSLAAMVVAAERFVAQHPNHKNRLAFLITSDEEASAHNGTVKVVEALMARNERLDYCLVGEPSSTEVVGDVVKNGRRGSLTCNLTIHGVQGHVAYPHLADNPVHRAAPMLNELVGIEWDKGNEFFPPTSMQIANVKAGTGSNNVIPGDFFVQFNFRFSTELTDETIKARVVALLEKYNLRYTVDWWLSGQPFLTQRGKLVDAVVNAIEHYNEIKPQLLTTGGTSDGRFIARMGAQVVELGPVNATIHKINECVNAADLQLLARMYQRTMEQLVA encoded by the coding sequence ATGTCATGCCCGGTCATTGAGCTGACTCAACAGCTTATTCGCCGTCCTTCCCTTAGCCCGGACGACGCAGGTTGTCAGGCATTAATGATTGAGCGCCTGCGTGCCATCGGTTTTACCGTTGAGCGCATGGATTTTGGCGATACCCAGAACTTCTGGGCGTGGCGTGGCCAGGGCGAAACGCTGGCCTTTGCCGGGCACACTGACGTCGTTCCCGCGGGTGACGCAGATCGCTGGATTAACCCGCCGTTTGAGCCAACCATCCGCGATGGCATGCTCTTCGGTCGCGGCGCGGCGGACATGAAAGGCTCGCTGGCGGCGATGGTGGTGGCGGCAGAGCGCTTTGTGGCTCAGCATCCGAACCACAAAAACCGTCTCGCGTTTTTGATCACCTCCGATGAAGAAGCCAGCGCCCATAACGGTACCGTAAAGGTCGTTGAGGCGCTGATGGCGCGTAACGAGCGTCTCGACTACTGTCTGGTCGGCGAGCCGTCCAGTACCGAAGTGGTGGGTGATGTCGTCAAAAACGGTCGCCGCGGCTCGCTGACCTGTAACCTGACCATTCACGGCGTTCAGGGGCACGTGGCTTATCCACATCTGGCCGATAACCCGGTCCACCGCGCCGCGCCAATGCTGAACGAACTGGTGGGCATCGAGTGGGATAAAGGCAACGAGTTCTTCCCGCCGACCAGCATGCAGATTGCAAACGTCAAGGCCGGGACCGGCAGCAACAACGTGATCCCGGGGGACTTCTTCGTTCAGTTCAACTTCCGCTTCAGCACCGAACTGACCGACGAGACGATCAAAGCGCGCGTTGTCGCTCTGCTGGAAAAATACAACCTGCGCTACACCGTCGACTGGTGGCTTTCCGGCCAGCCGTTCCTGACGCAGCGCGGCAAGCTGGTGGATGCGGTAGTGAACGCCATCGAGCACTATAATGAAATTAAGCCGCAGCTGCTGACGACGGGCGGCACCTCAGACGGACGCTTTATCGCCCGCATGGGTGCACAGGTTGTCGAACTGGGTCCGGTTAACGCGACGATTCACAAAATCAACGAGTGTGTGAACGCTGCCGATTTACAACTGCTGGCCCGCATGTATCAACGTACTATGGAGCAACTCGTCGCCTGA
- the bcp gene encoding thioredoxin-dependent thiol peroxidase: MNPLKAGDIAPKFSLPDQDGEQVNLTDFQGQRVLVYFYPKAMTPGCTVQACGLRDNMDELKKVGVEVLGISTDKPEKLSRFAEKELLNFTLLSDEDHQVCEQFGVWGEKTFMGKTYDGIHRISFLIDADGKVEHVFDDFKTSNHHDVVLNWLKASA; the protein is encoded by the coding sequence ATGAATCCACTGAAAGCCGGTGACATCGCACCGAAATTTAGCTTACCGGATCAAGACGGCGAGCAAGTAAATTTGACCGACTTCCAGGGACAGCGTGTTCTGGTCTATTTCTACCCGAAAGCCATGACCCCCGGCTGCACCGTACAGGCCTGCGGCTTACGCGACAACATGGACGAGTTGAAGAAAGTCGGCGTGGAAGTGCTGGGAATCAGCACCGATAAACCAGAAAAGCTGTCACGATTTGCGGAAAAGGAGCTGCTGAACTTCACGCTGCTTTCCGACGAAGACCACCAGGTATGCGAGCAGTTCGGCGTCTGGGGTGAAAAGACCTTTATGGGGAAAACCTACGACGGCATTCACCGCATCAGCTTCCTGATTGACGCTGACGGTAAAGTTGAACATGTATTTGACGACTTCAAAACCAGCAACCACCACGACGTGGTGTTGAACTGGCTAAAAGCAAGCGCCTGA
- a CDS encoding neutral zinc metallopeptidase, protein MRWQGRRESDNVEDRRGDGGGGPSMGGPGFRLPSGKGGIILLIVVLVAGYYGVDLTGLMTGQPLQQQQQSPRSISPNEDEAAKFTSVILATTEDTWSQQFEKMGRTYQQPKLVMYRGATRTGCGTGQSVMGPFYCPADGTVYIDLSFYDDMKSKLGADGDFAQGYVIAHEVGHHVQKLLGIEPKVRQLQQNASQAEVNRLSVKMELQADCFAGVWGHSMQQQGVLESGDLEEALNAAEAIGDDRLQQQSQGHVVPDSFTHGTSQQRYSWFKRGFDSGDPAQCNTFGKAM, encoded by the coding sequence ATGCGCTGGCAAGGGCGTCGTGAAAGTGACAATGTAGAAGACAGACGCGGTGATGGTGGTGGCGGCCCTTCAATGGGCGGGCCCGGCTTCCGCTTACCCAGCGGCAAGGGCGGTATCATCCTGCTGATTGTGGTGCTGGTCGCGGGCTATTACGGCGTCGATCTCACCGGTCTGATGACCGGTCAACCGCTGCAACAGCAGCAACAATCTCCGCGCTCCATCAGCCCGAATGAAGATGAAGCGGCCAAATTTACCTCCGTTATTCTCGCCACAACTGAAGACACATGGAGTCAGCAGTTTGAGAAGATGGGGCGCACCTATCAGCAGCCGAAGCTGGTGATGTACCGGGGCGCAACCCGCACCGGATGCGGTACCGGGCAATCTGTGATGGGGCCGTTCTACTGCCCGGCAGACGGCACCGTCTATATCGATCTCTCTTTTTACGATGACATGAAAAGCAAGCTTGGCGCTGACGGTGATTTTGCCCAGGGCTACGTTATCGCGCATGAAGTCGGCCATCACGTGCAAAAGCTGCTGGGGATTGAGCCCAAAGTGCGCCAGCTTCAGCAGAATGCATCTCAGGCTGAAGTGAACCGCCTTTCCGTCAAAATGGAACTGCAGGCGGACTGTTTTGCGGGCGTCTGGGGCCACAGCATGCAGCAGCAGGGCGTGCTGGAATCCGGCGATCTAGAAGAGGCATTAAACGCGGCTGAGGCTATCGGCGACGACCGTTTACAGCAGCAGAGCCAGGGTCATGTCGTGCCGGACAGCTTCACTCACGGTACGTCGCAGCAGCGCTACAGCTGGTTCAAGCGCGGCTTTGACAGCGGCGATCCGGCCCAGTGTAATACCTTCGGCAAAGCCATGTGA
- the ypfH gene encoding esterase — MKHDHFVVQSPDKPAKQLLLLFHGVGDNAVNMGQIGRWFAPVFPEALIVSIGGVEPCGPNGRQWFAVQGVTEENRQARIDAIMPTFIDIVRYWQQQSGVGADATALIGFSQGSIMSLESVKAQPGLASRVIAFNGRYATLPTSATTQTTIHLIHGGEDRVIELSHAVAAQEALVREGGDVTLDIVDDLGHAIDDRSMQFALDHLRYTVPKHYFDEALSGGKPNDDDIIEFI; from the coding sequence ATGAAACACGACCATTTTGTTGTTCAAAGCCCTGACAAACCGGCTAAACAGTTACTGCTCCTGTTTCATGGTGTGGGCGATAATGCCGTTAACATGGGGCAGATTGGCCGCTGGTTTGCCCCCGTGTTCCCGGAAGCGCTAATTGTCAGCATCGGCGGCGTGGAGCCGTGCGGCCCGAACGGACGGCAGTGGTTCGCGGTTCAGGGCGTGACGGAAGAGAACCGTCAGGCGCGCATTGATGCCATTATGCCCACGTTTATCGACATCGTACGCTACTGGCAGCAGCAGAGCGGCGTAGGCGCTGACGCAACGGCGCTGATTGGTTTCTCTCAGGGGTCAATCATGTCGCTGGAAAGCGTAAAAGCGCAGCCCGGTCTGGCTTCACGCGTGATCGCGTTTAACGGGCGCTACGCGACGCTACCGACCAGCGCGACCACGCAGACCACTATCCATCTTATTCACGGCGGCGAAGACCGGGTGATTGAGCTTTCGCATGCGGTGGCAGCCCAGGAAGCGCTGGTGCGCGAAGGCGGGGATGTGACGCTGGATATTGTTGACGATCTGGGCCACGCGATTGACGACCGCAGCATGCAGTTTGCGCTCGACCATCTGCGTTATACCGTGCCGAAACACTACTTTGATGAAGCGCTCAGCGGCGGGAAGCCGAATGATGATGATATTATTGAATTTATATAA
- a CDS encoding tRNA(Met) cytidine acetyltransferase gives MVSFEHLTRELERTGHRRLVVLTGDEQWTFSQAVGLRDALPGDWLWLDDNPSKAVSGLLGREYLHAVFDARAGFDVSAFAALSGTLRAGSLLVLLVPPLSEWADRPDGDSVRWSDSAEPIATPHFVHHFCRTLAADADAIVWQQHRPLSLPAAPELPAWQPASGEPQREQAEILDALLAMPSGVAAVTAPRGRGKSALAGMLLNGIHGNAVVTAPAKGATDVIARFAGERFHFMAPDALLASATEADWLIVDEAAAIPGPLLDKLVARFPRVLLTTTVQGYEGTGRGFLLKFCARFSGLRRYTLSTPIRWAAGCPLERIVGNTLLFDDALIDSKPEGEVRLRTLEPRMWESDPARVASVYELLCAAHYRTSPLDLRRMMDAPGQHFAVAHAGVDIAGALWLVEEGGLPPELSRAVWAGFRRPRGNLVAQSLAAHGGSPLAATLKGRRISRIAVHPHRQREGIGQRLIHSASGEDYLSVSFGYTDELWRFWQQCGFVLVRMGSHREASSGCYTAMAILPQSEAGHRLCAQEHQRLCRDMRVLSARDGEKIPVSDAWEATLNSDDWLELAGFAFAHRAFSTSVAALTRLVLTTDMPLPALRGKIEGKTDETGRKALLAKLRSEAAQALESLDYSRCQRLKADILQWQFFQ, from the coding sequence ATGGTGTCGTTTGAACATCTGACGCGCGAGCTTGAGCGTACCGGGCACCGCCGTCTGGTGGTGCTCACGGGTGATGAACAGTGGACGTTCAGCCAGGCGGTTGGCCTGCGTGATGCCTTGCCGGGAGACTGGCTGTGGCTGGATGACAATCCCTCTAAAGCCGTTAGCGGACTGCTGGGCCGCGAATACCTTCACGCCGTTTTTGACGCGCGTGCCGGGTTTGACGTTTCAGCCTTTGCCGCGCTCAGCGGGACGCTGCGTGCCGGTAGCCTGCTGGTGCTGCTGGTGCCCCCGCTCTCAGAGTGGGCCGACAGGCCCGACGGCGATTCCGTACGCTGGAGCGACAGCGCGGAGCCGATCGCCACCCCGCACTTCGTTCACCATTTTTGCCGGACGCTTGCCGCCGATGCGGATGCGATCGTCTGGCAACAGCATCGTCCTCTCTCTCTTCCCGCTGCGCCGGAGCTTCCCGCCTGGCAGCCTGCCAGCGGCGAGCCGCAGCGCGAGCAGGCGGAGATCCTCGACGCGCTTCTGGCCATGCCTTCGGGCGTCGCTGCCGTGACGGCACCGCGCGGACGCGGAAAGTCAGCCCTGGCGGGGATGCTGCTCAACGGCATCCACGGAAATGCAGTGGTGACGGCACCGGCAAAAGGGGCAACGGATGTTATTGCGCGCTTCGCCGGCGAGCGTTTTCACTTTATGGCCCCGGATGCGCTGCTGGCCTCCGCGACAGAAGCCGACTGGCTGATTGTTGATGAAGCCGCCGCCATCCCTGGCCCGCTGCTGGACAAGCTGGTGGCGCGCTTTCCCCGCGTACTGCTGACCACCACGGTCCAGGGTTATGAAGGCACGGGCAGAGGGTTTCTGCTCAAGTTCTGCGCCCGGTTCAGCGGGCTGCGGCGCTATACCTTATCCACCCCCATTCGCTGGGCAGCCGGGTGTCCGCTTGAGCGGATAGTCGGGAATACGCTGCTGTTTGACGATGCGCTTATTGACAGCAAGCCGGAAGGTGAGGTGCGTTTACGGACGCTGGAGCCGCGGATGTGGGAGAGCGACCCGGCACGCGTGGCAAGCGTGTATGAACTGCTGTGTGCCGCGCACTACCGGACGTCTCCGCTCGATTTACGTCGGATGATGGACGCACCTGGCCAGCACTTTGCGGTTGCACACGCGGGTGTGGATATCGCTGGCGCGCTCTGGCTGGTGGAAGAGGGGGGATTGCCTCCTGAGCTGAGCCGCGCGGTGTGGGCGGGCTTTCGTCGTCCACGCGGGAACCTTGTGGCGCAGTCGCTGGCGGCGCACGGCGGATCGCCACTCGCGGCGACGCTGAAGGGGCGACGGATTAGCCGCATTGCGGTACATCCCCACCGTCAACGGGAAGGCATCGGCCAGCGGCTTATTCACAGCGCCAGCGGTGAAGATTATCTCTCGGTCAGTTTTGGCTATACCGACGAGCTGTGGCGTTTCTGGCAGCAGTGCGGCTTTGTGCTGGTGCGAATGGGCAGCCATCGGGAAGCCAGCAGCGGGTGCTACACGGCGATGGCCATACTGCCGCAGAGCGAGGCCGGGCACCGGCTGTGCGCGCAGGAACATCAGCGCTTGTGTCGCGATATGCGCGTCCTGTCGGCCCGGGACGGCGAAAAGATCCCGGTAAGCGATGCCTGGGAAGCTACCCTTAATAGTGACGACTGGCTGGAGCTGGCGGGGTTTGCCTTTGCGCACCGGGCATTTTCAACCTCGGTTGCCGCGCTGACGCGGCTGGTGTTAACCACAGACATGCCGCTCCCGGCGCTGCGCGGGAAAATCGAGGGAAAGACGGACGAGACGGGACGAAAAGCGTTGCTGGCTAAGCTGCGGAGTGAAGCTGCACAAGCGCTTGAGAGCCTTGACTATTCCCGCTGCCAGCGGTTGAAAGCAGACATTTTGCAATGGCAATTTTTTCAATGA